A DNA window from Helianthus annuus cultivar XRQ/B chromosome 15, HanXRQr2.0-SUNRISE, whole genome shotgun sequence contains the following coding sequences:
- the LOC110913647 gene encoding uncharacterized protein LOC110913647, with protein sequence MESLEELAYYYYESQQYSLVKEEEEPISTEKISKDILEKDKNALEVDSEKVERDLEVDSEKMEKDSEEVSEKSPVFDKSSDEESDDDSEEIEKLEYYKRMFAPELYNMFYAGKLEELKNKQAAKMKNHKSANVEEINDEIKPEERVRVVMKQVEEIPAFKNENEADDKKILGMCSNCEKSKSENVKLLRDVDILTLKIKYLKEKEKDFEIQK encoded by the exons ATGGAAAGTTTAGAAGAATTGGCATATTATTATTATGAATCTCAACAATACAGTCTTgtaaaggaagaagaagaaccaatTTCAACAGAAAAGATTTCAAAAGATATTTTAGAGAAAGATAAAAATGCTTTAGAAGTTGATTCAGAAAAAGTTGAAAGGGATTTAGAAGTTGATTCAGAGAAGATGGAAAAGGATTCAGAAGAAGTTTCAGAAAAATCTCCAGTTTTTGATAAATCATCAGATGAAGAAAGTGACGATGACAGTGAAGAAATTGAAAAACTTGAATATTATAAAAGAATGTTTGCACCTGAATTGTATAATATGTTTTATGCAGGTAAACTGGAAGAGCTTAAAAATAAACAAGCTGCGAAAATGAAGAATCATAAGTCAGCAAATGTGGAAGAAATT AATGATGAAATCAAACCTGAAGAAAGAGTACGAGTGGTAATGAAACAGGTTGAAGAAATTCCAGCTTTCAAGAACGAGAATGAAGCTGATGACAAAAAGATCCTTGGGATGTGCTCAAATTGTGAAAAATCAAAATctgaaaatgtcaaactgttaagaGATGTTGACATTTTGACACTGAAAATCAAatatttgaaagaaaaagaaaaagattttgaaattcAGAAATGA